The proteins below are encoded in one region of Colletotrichum lupini chromosome 5, complete sequence:
- a CDS encoding flavin containing amine oxidoreductase, with amino-acid sequence MDAYSVSYTSPANRSTSRIYQDLESCRAQSLFGSGQDKLLLRSLTMDSLLRRKQSESGPKPHIAVVGAGLAGLRCADILIQHGLLVTIIEGRERLGGRMFQETLPNGHTVDLGPNWIHGTDDNPINDLAKETGTAVGSWDHRSYVFDDSGNLFKLDESEIYSSLMWDIVQDAFQHSNKNTATIHPDESLWDFFQERVIEKIPDTEENFAGKRKTVLQIAELWGAFSGSPIPTQSLKFFWLEECIDGENLFCAGTYEKIFERVAEPVRHNADVKYDTIVTKVELKTEERPKPRVHTNTGEILEFDDVVMTTPLGWLKKNLQAFEPPLPERVERGIQAIGYGCLEKVYISFLKAFWLEPDAEGRVVQGFCQWLAPTYAQETNPKRWNQEIVDLASMGENSHPTLLFYIFGDESKYITEGVSRLKTIPERNYFLYDFFKPYYSRLPHYDENSPDCKPTGSLSTDWLRDDLAGNGSYSNFPTGLLEGDKDIEAMREGVPEGGLWLAGEHTAPFVALGTATGAYWSGESVGRRVAEAHGRASSKTLEEEQ; translated from the exons ATGGACGCTTACTCAGTCTCTTACACCAGCCCTGCCAACCGGAGTACATCTCGCATTTACCAGGATTTAGAGTCCTGCCGAGCCCAAAGCCTTTTTGGGTCCGGACAAGACAAGCTGTTGCTTAGATCGCTGACCATGGACTCACTTCTGCGG CGCAAACAATCAGAGTCGGGCCCAAAACCCCATATTGCTGTCGTCGGTGCTGGCCTCGCCGGTCTGCGCTGCGCTGATATCTTGATTCAACATGGCCTGCTGGTGACCATTATTGAGGGCCGAGAGCGACTTGGAGGGCGTATGTTCCAGGAAACACTACCCAACGGCCACACTGTAGACCTCGGTCCGAATTGGATCCACGGCACAGACGACAACCCCATCAATGACTTGGCCAAAGAGACTGGAACGGCCGTGGGAAGCTGGGATCACCGGTCGTATGTGTTTGATGATTCAGGAAACTTATTTAAACTGGACGAGAGCGAGATCTATTCGAGTTTGATGTGGGACATTGTCCAGGACGCCTTCCAACACTCTAACAAGAACACGGCTACTATACATCCTGATGAGAGTCTCTGGGACTTCTTCCAGGAAAGAGTGATTGAGAAAATTCCCGATACCGAGGAGAACTTTGCTGGAAAGCGAAAAACCGTTCTCCAGATTGCAGAGCTCTGGGGTGCTTTTTCCGGCAGTCCAATTCCAACCCAAAGTCTGAAGTTCTTTTGGCTTGAGGAATGCATAGACGGAG AAAACTTGTTCTGCGCTGGTACATACGAAAAAATCTTTGAGAGAGTTGCAGAGCCCGTCAGGCACAATGCCGATGTCAAGTACGATACTATCGTTACCAAGGTAGAGCTCAAAACCGAGGAGCGGCCGAAACCGAGGGTTCACACCAACACGGGCGAGATTTTGGAGTTTGACGACGTCGTCATGACGACACCCTTGGGCTGGCTGAAGAAGAACCTTCAAGCATTCGAACCACCGCTCCCTGAGAGAGTCGAGCGCGGAATCCAAGCCATCGGATATGGATGCCTGGAGAAGGTATACATCAGCTTCCTCAAAGCGTTTTGGCTCGAGCCCGACGCAGAGGGCCGCGTGGTGCAGGGCTTCTGCCAATGGCTTGCGCCGACATATGCTCAAGAGACGAACCCAAAGAGATGGAACCAGGAAATTGTTGATCTTGCCTCGATGGGCGAGAACTCGCACCCGACGCTCCTGTTCTACATTTTCGGAGACGAGTCCAAGTACATTACCGAAGGCGTGTCGAGGTTGAAGACGATACCGGAAAGAAACTATTTCTTGTATGACTTTTTCAAGCCTTACTACTCCCGTCTGCCACATTACGACGAGAATTCGCCCGACTGCAAGCCGACGGGGAGTCTGTCGACAGACTGGCTGCGAGACGATTTGGCGGGCAACGGCAGCTACAGCAACTTCCCAACCGGATTGTTGGAGGGCGACAAGGACATTGAGGCGATGCGGGAAGGCGTACCGGAAGGCGGTCTGTGGCTGGCGGGCGAACACACGGCGCCGTTCGTGGCGCTAGGGACGGCGACGGGAGCTTACTGGAGCGGTGAGAGTGTCGGCCGAAGGGTTGCCGAGGCCCATGGGCGGGCGAGCAGCAAAACTCTGGAAGAGGAACAGTAA